A genomic segment from Syntrophotalea acetylenivorans encodes:
- the hemC gene encoding hydroxymethylbilane synthase translates to MSQQRFRIGTRASRLALWQAEWVKSSLQQLHPTLQVELVKIQTEGDRILDVPLAKIGGKGLFVKEIEEALLDGRIDLAVHSMKDVPTLLPPGLELRCITERADPRDCLVLAAPQKNLADLPQGARIGTSSLRRRAQLLHKRPDLRISDMRGNVDTRLRKMREEGLDGIVLAAAGLKRLGYEEHIGLYLEPKDCLPAIAQGALGLECRIDDKATHALLAPLHHPATAMEVTAERAFLARLEGGCQVPVAGYAQLLDDRLELTGLVARIDGSEVLKDSLTCPADEAAEVGRALADILLRCGADQILGELYGQAES, encoded by the coding sequence ATGAGTCAGCAACGATTTCGCATCGGCACCCGCGCCAGCCGCCTGGCTCTGTGGCAGGCTGAATGGGTAAAGAGCAGCCTGCAACAACTCCATCCGACACTGCAGGTGGAACTGGTAAAGATCCAGACCGAGGGCGACCGGATCCTTGATGTTCCCCTGGCCAAGATCGGCGGCAAGGGACTGTTCGTCAAGGAGATCGAAGAGGCGCTGCTCGACGGCCGCATTGATCTTGCTGTCCATTCCATGAAGGATGTGCCGACCCTTCTGCCACCGGGGTTGGAACTGCGCTGCATCACCGAACGAGCCGACCCCCGAGATTGCCTGGTGCTGGCTGCCCCCCAAAAGAATTTAGCCGACCTGCCCCAGGGGGCCCGTATCGGCACCTCCTCTCTGCGGCGCCGGGCCCAACTGCTGCACAAGCGGCCCGATCTGCGCATCAGCGACATGCGCGGCAATGTCGATACCCGACTGCGCAAAATGCGGGAAGAGGGCTTGGACGGCATCGTACTCGCCGCCGCCGGCCTTAAACGGCTTGGCTACGAGGAGCACATCGGCCTCTATCTGGAGCCGAAGGATTGCCTGCCGGCTATCGCCCAGGGTGCCCTGGGTCTCGAATGCCGCATCGACGACAAGGCGACCCATGCCCTGCTCGCCCCCTTGCACCACCCGGCCACAGCCATGGAGGTAACTGCCGAACGAGCTTTTTTAGCACGTCTGGAGGGGGGCTGCCAGGTGCCTGTGGCGGGCTACGCCCAGCTACTGGATGACCGTCTCGAGCTGACCGGTCTGGTGGCCCGTATCGACGGCAGCGAAGTCCTCAAGGACAGCCTGACTTGCCCCGCGGATGAAGCAGCAGAGGTCGGCAGAGCACTGGCCGACATCCTGCTGCGCTGCGGTGCAGATCAAATTCTGGGAGAGCTTTACGGACAGGCTGAAAGCTGA
- the hemA gene encoding glutamyl-tRNA reductase — protein sequence MQIVAVGLNHKSAPVSIREQIAFAPERQEEALSQLVATPEILEGLLLSTCNRVELYACSHDGAAAANRLKTFLAEFHGVAEASLTTHLYEFHAEQAIRHLFRVAASLDSMIIGEPQILGQLKNAFAVAEDCRSVGLILTRLLHKTFSVAKRVRSETAIACQAVSISYSAVELARKIFGSLQDRSVMIIGAGEMCELAARHLVNHQTAGLLVANRTFERALELAKQFDGRAVPFNDFSDYLPQVDIVLASTAATGYLLTRSQVEKVIKQRKNRPMFFIDIAVPRNIEPAVNQVDNAYLYDIDDLQNVIDANVKERRKAADKAETIIDQEIDRFQRWLRDLELAPTIRDLQQQLEGVRQRELDKTFSQLQTLGPEERQAIDACTGAIIKKILHRPITILKERRHDMSGEQYLDAVRMLFGLDGETVDKEQD from the coding sequence ATGCAAATCGTCGCCGTCGGCTTAAATCACAAATCAGCTCCCGTGTCCATTCGCGAGCAGATCGCCTTTGCCCCGGAACGCCAGGAAGAAGCTCTGAGTCAATTGGTCGCCACTCCGGAAATTCTCGAAGGGCTGCTATTATCGACCTGCAACCGGGTGGAGCTCTACGCCTGCAGCCACGACGGCGCGGCTGCCGCCAACCGTCTAAAAACCTTCCTTGCCGAATTTCACGGTGTTGCCGAAGCCAGTCTAACCACCCATCTCTACGAGTTTCACGCCGAGCAGGCAATTCGTCATCTGTTTCGGGTGGCCGCCAGCCTCGACTCAATGATTATCGGCGAACCGCAGATTCTCGGCCAGCTAAAGAATGCCTTCGCTGTCGCCGAAGACTGTCGCAGCGTCGGCTTGATTCTCACCCGCTTGCTGCACAAAACCTTTTCCGTGGCCAAGCGGGTACGCAGCGAGACGGCTATCGCCTGTCAGGCCGTATCCATCAGCTACTCGGCGGTAGAGTTGGCGCGAAAGATCTTCGGCTCCCTGCAGGACCGCTCGGTGATGATCATAGGCGCCGGAGAGATGTGCGAACTGGCGGCCCGCCACCTGGTCAACCACCAGACAGCCGGCCTGCTGGTCGCCAACCGCACTTTTGAGAGGGCCTTGGAACTGGCCAAACAATTCGATGGTCGGGCGGTCCCTTTCAATGACTTTTCCGACTATCTGCCTCAGGTCGACATCGTGCTGGCCTCCACCGCCGCCACCGGCTACCTGCTGACCCGCAGCCAGGTGGAAAAAGTCATTAAACAGCGCAAAAACCGGCCCATGTTCTTTATCGACATCGCCGTACCCCGCAACATAGAACCGGCAGTGAATCAGGTCGACAATGCCTACCTGTACGATATCGACGACCTGCAGAATGTCATTGACGCCAACGTCAAGGAGCGCCGCAAAGCTGCCGACAAAGCCGAAACGATTATCGACCAGGAAATCGACCGTTTTCAGCGCTGGTTGAGGGATCTGGAACTGGCGCCGACCATTCGCGATTTGCAGCAGCAACTCGAAGGCGTCCGCCAACGGGAACTGGATAAAACTTTTTCCCAATTACAAACACTCGGCCCCGAGGAACGGCAGGCCATCGATGCCTGCACCGGCGCCATTATCAAAAAAATTCTGCACCGGCCGATTACCATCCTCAAAGAGCGCCGCCACGATATGTCCGGCGAACAATATCTCGATGCCGTCCGCATGTTGTTCGGCCTGGATGGTGAAACAGTAGATAAAGAGCAAGATTAG
- the ccsB gene encoding c-type cytochrome biogenesis protein CcsB has translation MSHLLFKITLLGYLAASCGYLVHIASGRCLAEKVGRWLIRGTFALHCSTLVLRFIEAGYTPVANLHESLSFFAWCITGIFLLFDLRYGLTVLGGFLSPLALLLMVIGNAVPRQLAQPSPMLDSWWFPVHVSLAFLGNAIFALAFIAGVMYLLQERMLKSKRLSAFFFRMPSLDTLDTLNYRCLTWGFPLMTMGIISGAAWANSTWGSYWRWAPKETWALTSWFIYAALLHGRLAIGWRGRRAALLAIIGFLCLLFTFLGVNLLLPGPHSFEALSGR, from the coding sequence ATGAGCCACCTGCTGTTCAAAATCACCCTGCTGGGCTATCTGGCCGCCTCCTGCGGTTACCTGGTACACATTGCCAGCGGCCGCTGCTTAGCTGAAAAAGTCGGCCGTTGGCTGATTCGTGGCACCTTTGCCCTGCACTGCTCTACTCTGGTACTGCGCTTTATCGAAGCGGGCTACACCCCGGTTGCTAACCTGCACGAATCATTGTCATTTTTTGCCTGGTGCATTACCGGCATCTTTCTGCTCTTTGATCTCCGCTACGGCCTGACGGTGCTGGGTGGATTCCTTTCTCCACTGGCTCTACTATTGATGGTCATCGGCAACGCCGTTCCCCGGCAGCTGGCCCAACCCAGTCCTATGCTCGACAGCTGGTGGTTTCCGGTTCATGTCAGCCTGGCTTTTCTCGGTAACGCGATCTTTGCCTTGGCCTTCATCGCCGGAGTGATGTATCTGCTGCAGGAACGGATGCTGAAGAGCAAACGACTGTCGGCCTTCTTCTTTCGAATGCCGTCCCTCGACACCCTCGACACCCTCAACTACCGCTGCCTGACCTGGGGATTTCCCCTCATGACCATGGGTATCATCAGCGGTGCTGCCTGGGCCAACTCAACCTGGGGCAGCTACTGGCGCTGGGCCCCTAAAGAGACCTGGGCGCTGACCAGCTGGTTCATCTATGCCGCCCTGCTGCACGGTCGCCTGGCCATCGGATGGCGCGGTCGACGCGCGGCTCTGTTGGCCATCATCGGTTTCCTCTGTCTGCTTTTTACCTTTCTCGGGGTCAATCTGTTGCTGCCTGGTCCGCACAGTTTTGAAGCCCTGAGCGGCCGTTAA
- a CDS encoding precorrin-2 dehydrogenase/sirohydrochlorin ferrochelatase family protein translates to MADYPLHIELAGRLCVVVGGGTVGRRKITGLLAAGARVKLIDPKPPAFDQADRIEIVARPYRADDLSNAFLVFAATGNGVLDRAIATEARRQGALVNLPGEPAAGDFSLPAVLRRGDLTVSVSTAGRSPALASLLKEQISQWLPSHWATVLEILAAVRDKHLAEPSQSHYNRQTIDTLLKTELVELVATGQAAAIDRLLIKTLGDGYTLKELSIELASIP, encoded by the coding sequence ATGGCAGATTATCCGCTGCACATAGAACTGGCCGGTCGACTTTGTGTGGTGGTCGGCGGCGGCACCGTCGGCCGACGCAAGATAACGGGACTACTGGCCGCCGGAGCCCGGGTAAAACTCATCGATCCGAAACCTCCCGCTTTTGATCAAGCGGATCGCATTGAGATCGTAGCCCGGCCCTACCGAGCCGATGATCTAAGCAATGCCTTTCTGGTCTTTGCCGCCACCGGCAATGGTGTACTCGACCGGGCAATCGCCACCGAGGCGCGTCGTCAGGGGGCCTTGGTCAATCTTCCCGGCGAACCCGCTGCCGGGGATTTTAGCCTGCCGGCCGTCCTGCGACGGGGAGATTTGACCGTCAGCGTCTCCACAGCAGGCCGCAGTCCGGCTCTTGCGTCCCTGTTGAAGGAACAAATAAGCCAATGGCTACCAAGCCACTGGGCAACGGTATTGGAGATCCTTGCTGCGGTTCGAGACAAACACCTGGCAGAACCGAGCCAAAGTCACTATAATAGGCAGACAATCGACACGCTGCTAAAAACCGAACTGGTCGAGCTGGTCGCAACCGGCCAAGCTGCCGCCATCGATCGCCTGCTGATAAAAACCCTGGGCGACGGCTATACCCTTAAAGAGTTGTCTATCGAACTGGCGTCCATACCTTAG
- a CDS encoding SIS domain-containing protein produces the protein MLQERVALSLREHTRIFEETFLMQAGHLASFAERVVATFNQGGRLLIIGSGPLGPVADLMANLFLHRLSLERPPLPALSLSQNATFASSLARDNQDIQFFSRQLRVMAGEQDIVLALCDQSRNETLLEGLAEAAQLGSITAATHGKEEFPGEQPDFLFRITSDSPPRTVEATVFFAHLLGELVEKSLFGI, from the coding sequence ATGCTGCAGGAACGCGTCGCACTATCCCTGAGGGAACATACCCGTATTTTTGAAGAAACCTTTCTGATGCAGGCCGGTCACTTGGCCAGCTTCGCCGAAAGAGTGGTGGCCACTTTCAATCAGGGGGGGCGCCTGCTAATCATTGGCAGCGGCCCACTAGGCCCTGTAGCCGACCTGATGGCTAACCTTTTTCTGCATCGGCTTTCCCTGGAGCGTCCGCCCCTGCCAGCCCTGTCCCTGAGTCAGAATGCCACCTTCGCTTCATCTCTGGCCCGAGACAATCAGGATATCCAGTTTTTTTCCCGCCAACTGCGAGTCATGGCAGGGGAACAGGATATTGTCCTCGCCCTATGCGACCAGAGCCGCAACGAAACTCTCCTTGAAGGCTTGGCGGAGGCTGCTCAACTCGGCAGCATCACCGCGGCTACCCACGGCAAAGAAGAATTTCCCGGGGAACAACCTGACTTTCTGTTTCGCATCACCAGCGATTCGCCGCCGCGTACGGTGGAAGCTACGGTCTTTTTCGCTCATCTTCTCGGCGAACTGGTGGAAAAATCCCTGTTCGGCATATGA
- the trxA gene encoding thioredoxin yields MAGDKVVQLSDADFENEVIKADMPVLVDFWASWCAPCKAIAPLIDELAETFDGKVKVCKVNVDENPGVPGQYGVRGIPTLILFKNGEVVDQVVGAVPKSQLESLLQGAL; encoded by the coding sequence ATGGCCGGTGATAAAGTAGTCCAGCTTTCCGATGCTGATTTTGAAAACGAAGTGATTAAGGCCGACATGCCCGTTCTTGTGGATTTCTGGGCTTCCTGGTGTGCGCCCTGCAAAGCTATTGCTCCCCTTATCGACGAATTGGCCGAGACTTTCGATGGAAAGGTAAAGGTTTGCAAAGTTAACGTCGATGAGAATCCCGGTGTTCCCGGTCAATACGGTGTGCGTGGTATCCCGACTCTGATCCTGTTTAAAAATGGTGAAGTGGTTGATCAGGTGGTTGGAGCGGTACCCAAGAGCCAGCTTGAAAGTCTGTTGCAAGGCGCTCTGTAA
- a CDS encoding aldolase catalytic domain-containing protein, producing MFREKLKVLDCTIRDGGLINNYKFSDGLVKAVYRAACDSGVDIIELGKKLAVSDEYTREKYGKWNFCDDDDLKMVIDSYESDYRPLIAVMFDVGRVDISALRAADQSPIDMVRTACYVADTDKAIDMARRSKDLGYQTTINIMAPSAAIRTDLMEALDEVGKADEVDYLYLVDSYGAYYSEQVTDYLNLYKEHCPNKELGFHAHNNQQLAFANTQQAIIDGVNLLDATINGMGRGAGNCNLELLLNFLKNPKFDVAPVYKVIQEYFVPLREEIEWGFNDIYGISGHLNQHPRAAMKCRADKEIMDNCYDFLAECTAEV from the coding sequence ATGTTCCGTGAAAAATTAAAAGTATTGGATTGCACCATTAGAGACGGCGGGCTGATCAATAATTACAAGTTTTCAGATGGGCTGGTGAAGGCTGTATATCGCGCTGCATGCGACTCTGGGGTGGATATCATAGAGCTTGGCAAGAAGCTGGCTGTCAGCGATGAATACACCAGGGAAAAGTACGGCAAATGGAATTTCTGCGATGATGACGATCTCAAGATGGTTATTGATTCTTACGAGAGCGATTACCGGCCGCTAATTGCCGTGATGTTTGATGTTGGACGTGTGGACATCAGTGCGCTGAGAGCTGCGGATCAAAGCCCTATCGATATGGTTCGCACCGCCTGCTATGTTGCAGATACCGACAAGGCCATAGATATGGCTAGGCGCAGCAAGGATCTCGGTTACCAGACAACCATCAACATCATGGCGCCATCCGCTGCTATTCGTACCGATCTTATGGAAGCTCTGGATGAAGTCGGCAAGGCTGATGAGGTGGATTACCTCTATCTGGTGGACAGTTACGGAGCTTACTACTCAGAGCAGGTGACCGATTATCTGAACCTGTACAAAGAGCACTGCCCCAACAAGGAACTGGGATTTCACGCCCATAACAACCAGCAGCTGGCCTTTGCCAATACTCAGCAGGCCATCATCGACGGAGTAAACCTGCTGGATGCCACCATCAATGGAATGGGCCGCGGGGCCGGTAACTGCAACCTGGAATTGCTACTCAATTTTCTGAAGAATCCCAAATTCGATGTCGCCCCTGTCTACAAAGTCATCCAAGAATACTTCGTGCCTCTGCGCGAGGAGATCGAGTGGGGATTCAATGACATCTACGGAATCAGTGGTCATCTGAATCAGCATCCAAGGGCTGCAATGAAATGCCGCGCCGATAAAGAGATCATGGATAATTGCTATGACTTTCTGGCCGAATGCACCGCTGAGGTATAG
- the yjgA gene encoding ribosome biogenesis factor YjgA, whose protein sequence is MNDDFSDQPPLSRSAKKRAAKAIEELAATLATMAEADYRRLPLNGLIAEELQQARDIKSHGARKRQLKHLAGLLREDDESREQIETFIADLERGHRQNTAGFHRLEELREGLCDPGRCAETLEEIERTLQSVDTAKIHRLAKSVQNSADKRAFREIFRLLRDAESGQK, encoded by the coding sequence ATGAACGATGACTTTTCCGACCAACCGCCACTCAGCCGAAGTGCCAAAAAACGCGCGGCCAAGGCCATAGAAGAACTGGCCGCCACCCTGGCTACCATGGCCGAGGCCGATTACCGCCGCCTGCCTCTGAACGGACTGATCGCCGAGGAACTGCAACAGGCTCGCGACATTAAATCCCACGGTGCCCGTAAACGGCAGCTTAAGCACCTGGCGGGCCTACTTCGCGAAGATGATGAAAGCCGCGAGCAGATTGAAACCTTCATTGCCGACCTTGAACGGGGCCACCGACAAAACACGGCCGGATTTCATCGTCTGGAAGAATTGCGCGAAGGACTTTGCGACCCGGGCCGCTGCGCCGAGACCTTGGAAGAAATAGAGAGAACTCTGCAGAGCGTCGATACGGCTAAAATCCACAGGTTGGCCAAGTCGGTTCAAAATTCGGCCGACAAACGAGCCTTTCGGGAAATCTTTCGCCTGCTGCGGGATGCGGAATCTGGCCAGAAATAA
- the dtd gene encoding D-aminoacyl-tRNA deacylase produces MRAVLQRVSQARVEVAKETVGAISQGLLVLLGVEQEDTEKDAGLLAKKTAELRMFEDDGGKMNLSVKDIGGEVLVVSQFTLAADCRKGRRPGFSQAAPPGEANRLYQHYVTLLRQHGLSVATGQFQAMMQVSLTNDGPVTFLLDSNKVF; encoded by the coding sequence ATGAGAGCGGTATTGCAGCGGGTTTCACAGGCCCGGGTGGAGGTAGCAAAGGAAACGGTAGGAGCCATTTCACAAGGCTTGCTGGTACTGCTCGGTGTCGAACAGGAAGATACTGAGAAGGACGCCGGTTTACTGGCCAAAAAGACCGCCGAACTGCGCATGTTCGAAGACGACGGGGGCAAGATGAACCTCTCTGTCAAGGACATCGGCGGCGAAGTACTGGTCGTATCCCAGTTCACCCTGGCCGCCGACTGCCGAAAAGGTCGACGGCCGGGCTTTTCCCAAGCAGCGCCGCCCGGGGAGGCCAACCGCCTTTACCAACATTATGTAACCCTGCTGCGCCAGCATGGGCTGAGTGTCGCTACCGGACAATTTCAGGCCATGATGCAGGTCAGCCTGACGAACGACGGGCCGGTCACTTTTTTACTCGATAGCAACAAGGTATTCTGA
- a CDS encoding deoxyribonuclease IV, producing MLLLGAHLSIAGGVSQAFARAEELGCTAMQIFTKNASQWRSKPLPATEIEAFAAAWKNSQVLSVTAHDSYLINLAAAEGDKRSRSLAAFIDEMERCAALGIPGLVMHPGAHLGAGEDTGLQRIAEALRSIFAAAPVQVRVLLENTAGQGSYLGHRFEHLAEIMERVPEGRFGVCFDTCHALAADYDLTSAEGYQNTMDEFERLIGTKYIAAFHLNDSMKERGSRVDRHAQIGQGAVALETFAALMTDERFAEVPKLLETAPGDDNCFHRASLALLRQMAEEKS from the coding sequence ATGCTGTTGCTTGGAGCCCACTTGTCTATCGCCGGAGGCGTCAGTCAAGCCTTTGCACGAGCCGAAGAACTTGGCTGTACGGCGATGCAGATCTTCACCAAAAATGCCAGTCAATGGCGGTCTAAACCACTGCCGGCAACGGAAATCGAGGCCTTTGCCGCCGCCTGGAAAAACAGTCAGGTCCTATCAGTCACCGCCCATGACAGCTATCTGATCAACCTGGCCGCGGCTGAAGGCGACAAAAGGAGCCGCTCCCTGGCCGCCTTCATCGACGAAATGGAGCGATGCGCGGCTCTCGGTATTCCCGGCCTGGTCATGCACCCCGGCGCTCACCTGGGGGCCGGCGAAGACACGGGTTTGCAACGCATAGCCGAAGCCCTGCGCAGCATTTTCGCCGCTGCGCCCGTCCAGGTCCGTGTGTTGCTGGAAAATACCGCCGGCCAAGGCAGTTACCTGGGACACCGCTTTGAACATCTGGCCGAGATCATGGAAAGGGTTCCCGAAGGGCGCTTCGGCGTCTGTTTCGACACCTGCCACGCTCTGGCAGCGGATTACGACCTGACTTCGGCTGAGGGTTATCAGAACACCATGGACGAATTCGAGCGCCTGATCGGCACTAAATATATCGCTGCCTTTCATCTGAACGATTCCATGAAGGAGCGGGGCTCCCGGGTTGACCGTCATGCCCAGATCGGCCAGGGGGCTGTAGCCCTGGAGACCTTTGCCGCCCTGATGACCGATGAGCGCTTCGCTGAGGTACCCAAATTACTTGAAACCGCCCCCGGCGATGACAATTGTTTTCACCGGGCCAGCCTGGCTCTGTTGCGCCAAATGGCCGAGGAGAAATCATGA
- a CDS encoding pyrimidine 5'-nucleotidase: protein MNCILFDLDNTLYSPDRQLFALMDKRINSYMHEIVGIPLHQVDELRRSYWQRYGVTMQGLMRHHQVDPEDYLRYVHDIDVPSRLEPDPLLRQALLSLPQRRVVFTNSSICHSERVLQALGLRDLFEEIYDIRIADYLPKPYPDPYRAVLEKLGAVASDCIMVEDTPENLLTAKQLGMGTVLVGQRDRGDYVDVQIDHAAQMPEAMNFWSAA, encoded by the coding sequence ATGAACTGCATTTTGTTCGATCTCGACAACACCCTCTACTCCCCGGACCGGCAACTCTTCGCCCTTATGGACAAGCGCATTAACAGCTATATGCATGAAATAGTGGGCATCCCTCTGCATCAGGTCGACGAGTTGCGGCGCAGTTACTGGCAGCGCTACGGCGTTACAATGCAAGGGCTGATGCGCCACCATCAGGTCGACCCGGAAGACTACCTCCGTTACGTTCACGACATTGATGTACCCAGCCGGCTGGAACCCGATCCGTTACTACGCCAGGCCTTGCTGTCTCTGCCTCAGCGGCGAGTGGTATTTACCAACAGCTCCATTTGCCACAGCGAGCGGGTGTTGCAGGCTCTGGGCCTGAGGGATCTGTTCGAAGAGATCTACGATATTCGTATCGCCGACTATCTGCCGAAACCCTACCCGGATCCATACCGGGCCGTCCTTGAAAAATTGGGTGCAGTGGCAAGTGATTGCATTATGGTCGAAGACACCCCGGAGAACCTGCTGACCGCCAAGCAGCTCGGCATGGGCACCGTACTGGTCGGCCAGCGAGACAGAGGAGACTATGTCGATGTTCAAATCGACCACGCCGCCCAAATGCCCGAGGCTATGAATTTCTGGAGCGCCGCCTGA
- a CDS encoding HIT family protein, translating to MNCPMCHRWAEQPDLRIAELEHCYLTLNRDQFFPGYCLLFTKHHVTELFHLSSQVRQGVMEEVNRVAAALFELYQPTKINYELLGNMVPHMHWHLVPRHSDDPLWPRPIWSEPHQEASLTEQEYRHAAAAIRRTIGLPETGGEKAI from the coding sequence ATGAATTGTCCCATGTGCCACCGCTGGGCTGAGCAACCGGATCTGCGCATTGCCGAACTGGAGCACTGCTATCTGACCCTTAACCGCGACCAGTTTTTCCCCGGGTATTGCCTGCTCTTCACCAAGCATCATGTGACCGAGCTGTTTCATCTGTCATCACAGGTGCGTCAGGGAGTGATGGAGGAGGTCAACCGGGTAGCTGCGGCTCTGTTCGAGCTCTATCAACCGACCAAGATCAACTACGAACTGCTGGGCAACATGGTGCCGCACATGCATTGGCACCTGGTCCCCCGCCACAGTGACGATCCTCTTTGGCCACGACCGATCTGGAGCGAACCTCATCAGGAAGCATCCCTGACGGAACAAGAGTATCGCCATGCCGCAGCGGCGATTCGTAGAACTATAGGATTGCCTGAAACAGGCGGGGAGAAGGCGATATGA
- the dapF gene encoding diaminopimelate epimerase has protein sequence MNFAKMHGAGNDYVYVNCFEETINDPASLARQVSNRNFGIGSDGLILIMPSEVADVCMRMFNSDGSESEMCGNGIRCVAKYAYDHGLVTKHEITAETGAGILTLQLFTNDAGKVDRVRVNMGQPRLTRGQIPMTGNADQRVVNQELKVLDRTFHITCVSMGNPHCVIFVDNVDEFPLEKYGPVIENHELFPNRTNVEFVEIISPGEVKQRTWERGAGETLACGTGASAVAVAGILNGRTERTILNHLLGGDLELEWTEEGSVFMTGPAVQVFEGTFDPQ, from the coding sequence ATGAATTTTGCCAAGATGCACGGTGCCGGCAATGATTATGTCTATGTCAATTGTTTCGAAGAAACCATCAATGATCCCGCCTCCCTGGCCCGTCAGGTCAGCAACCGAAACTTCGGTATCGGTTCCGACGGGCTGATTCTGATCATGCCTTCCGAGGTAGCCGATGTGTGCATGCGCATGTTCAATTCCGACGGAAGCGAATCGGAAATGTGCGGCAACGGCATTCGTTGCGTCGCCAAATATGCCTACGATCACGGCCTGGTAACCAAACATGAGATCACCGCCGAAACCGGTGCCGGAATCTTAACCTTGCAACTCTTTACCAACGATGCCGGCAAGGTTGACCGGGTGCGGGTCAACATGGGCCAGCCCCGGCTGACCCGCGGTCAAATTCCCATGACCGGCAACGCCGACCAGCGGGTTGTCAATCAGGAGCTCAAGGTCCTGGATCGCACCTTCCATATTACCTGCGTCTCCATGGGCAATCCCCACTGTGTCATCTTCGTTGACAATGTCGATGAATTCCCTCTGGAGAAATACGGGCCAGTCATCGAGAACCATGAACTGTTCCCCAACCGCACCAATGTTGAATTTGTCGAGATTATCTCACCGGGCGAAGTCAAGCAGCGCACCTGGGAACGGGGCGCCGGCGAGACTCTGGCCTGCGGCACCGGCGCTTCGGCCGTAGCCGTAGCCGGGATCCTCAACGGGCGCACCGAGCGGACCATTCTCAACCACCTGCTCGGCGGCGACCTGGAACTTGAATGGACCGAGGAAGGCAGCGTCTTCATGACCGGACCGGCGGTACAGGTTTTCGAAGGGACCTTTGATCCTCAATGA
- a CDS encoding MBL fold metallo-hydrolase, giving the protein MVTKTGLEVVQIPAGKMKNFSYLIYCPNSGEALAVDPSFGAKALLAEVEERKVNLQLVLNTHGHNDHLAGNEEVLAATGARLAAHPLAVAEADLLLDEGMTVTLGDTAIEILFTPGHHPGHVCLHLPGALITGDVLFVTRVGRADLAGSDPAALYHSLRRLAGFPGETLVYPGHDYGPKPVSTIAYERQHNPFMRCEDLESFLRLRMG; this is encoded by the coding sequence ATGGTGACAAAAACGGGCCTGGAAGTCGTGCAGATTCCGGCAGGAAAGATGAAGAATTTTTCTTACCTGATCTACTGTCCGAATAGCGGTGAGGCGCTGGCCGTCGATCCTTCTTTTGGTGCCAAGGCTTTGCTGGCCGAAGTGGAAGAACGAAAAGTTAATCTTCAGCTGGTACTCAATACCCACGGGCATAATGATCATCTGGCGGGCAACGAAGAGGTGTTGGCCGCCACCGGCGCGCGCTTGGCCGCTCATCCGCTGGCCGTGGCCGAAGCGGATCTGTTGCTAGACGAGGGCATGACCGTGACCCTTGGCGATACGGCTATCGAAATACTCTTTACCCCCGGACATCATCCCGGTCATGTCTGCCTGCATCTGCCCGGCGCCCTGATCACCGGCGATGTCCTGTTCGTCACCCGGGTCGGACGGGCTGACCTGGCGGGCAGCGATCCCGCCGCTCTTTACCACAGCCTGAGACGGCTGGCGGGTTTTCCTGGTGAAACCCTGGTCTACCCCGGCCATGATTACGGTCCGAAGCCGGTATCGACCATCGCTTATGAACGGCAGCACAATCCGTTTATGCGCTGCGAGGATCTCGAATCGTTTCTGCGTTTGCGCATGGGCTGA